The segment TGTGATCACCGACGAGCAGATCGACGAGGGAATGGAGATCCTCGCCGAGGCGTTCGCCGCTAATCTTGATTAGCCCTGTTTGAACAGGCCGCCGAGCCGATCCATCGCCTCGGCGATGCGAGCATCCGGGGCGGTGAGGGAGATGCGGACGTAGCCCTCGCCGCCCTCTCCGAAGAACGATCCCGGCGCGACCGACACCCCGGCCTCGTTCAAGAGTTTCGTGGCGAACCCCTCCGAGTCGTATCCCTCCGGTATCCGCGCCCACAGGTACAGGGTCGCCCGCGATGCCGGCACATCCCAGCCGAGCGCGGCGAGCCCGTCGAGCGCGATCTTTCGCCGCTCCTGGTAGATCCGGTTTCTGGCCTCGATCCAATCGTGTGGAACCGACAGGGCGCGGATCGCCGCCTCCTGCACCGGGAGGAAGATGCCGGAAACGACGTTCGATTCCACCCCGAACAGAGACTTCAGCACATCGCGGTTGCCTACTGCCATCCCCACCCGCCAGCCGGCCATGTTGTACGTCTTGGACAGGGAGTTGAATTCGACCGCCACCTCCTTCGCCCCCGGGACCTGCAACACGCTCGGCGGGGTGTAACCGTCGTAGGTCACCTCACAGTACGGGACGTCATGGCAGAGGAGGAGATCGTTCTCCCGGGCGAACTCGACCGCAGCGGTGAAGAACTCGAGGTCGGCGGTGCCGGCAGTCGGGTTGTTCGGGTAGTTGAGCCAGATCATCGTCGCCTCGTGCGCAATATCGGCCGGGATCGCATCGAGGTCAGGCAGGAAGCCGCGGTCCGGGAGGAGCGGGAACTTGTGGACGCGCGCCCCGGCGATGACCGCGCCCATCGTGTACGATGGATAGCCCGGATCGGGCACGAGGACGAGATCACCGGGGTCGAGGAGCGCGAGAGCGAGATGCACGATCCCCTCCTTGGATCCGAGCAGAGGGACGACCTCGGTCGTCGGGTCGAGCTCCACCCCGAACCGGCGCTCGTAGTAGGCGGCGATCCCCTCCCGCAGCGCGGGGAGACCGCGGTAGCCGGGATAGCCATGCGAGCTTGGATCGCGGGCGGACGAGCAGAGCGTTTCGATCACCGCATCCGGAGGAGGGAGGTCGGGGTTGCCGATGTCGAGCCGGATCACGTCGATCCCGGTGGCGCGGGCCGCGCGCACCTTCTCCCCCCAGCGGGCGAACGGATAGTCCGGCATGTTCGCGATGCGATCGGACTTAGTCTTCATGGTTTCCTCCTTTTTTCGTACAGCATTTTATCGCATGCAGTCCCGGATCGCGTGCCGACAAAATGGCAAATGTCCCAGGAAGTTAGCCAAAGGCGGCTATAGCCAATCTTGGCTAAAGGTCGCGGATCCACCGCGCGAACACGATATCGACGATGCGATATGCATTTTTCGTCTTTTCCACCACCATCGCCTCCCGGAGCCGGCCGAGGGAGGACGAGATGTCGGATGGTTTCGTTCCCAACTGATTGGCTATGTCCGTTACCCGCGCCGGAGCGAGGTGCGCCAGCGCCCGCAGGATCCGCCGCTGGAGCGGGCTGAAGCGGGAGAGCCACCGCACCTCGAACTCACCGTCCAGCTCAGCCAACATCTGCCCGAACGCTGCCTCCACGCAGCGCGTGTCCACCCGCCCCGTGCGGGTGAGCAGTTCCCGTTGGAACAGGATTAGGCCCAGCTTCTGGAGATAGAACGGGATTCCATCAGTGAGGGAGTAGAGGTGCTCCAACGCCTCTTGGTCGGCGGTCAATCCGCCGGCGACGAATCGCTCACGCAGGAACTCCAGAGCCTCAGCGGGCGGCAAGGGTCCCAACCGGTATCGGGTCACCATCAGGTAGAGCGGTGCCTCCTCCCGCAGAAAGATCTCCTTGATCAGCCCGAGAGATGAGCCAGAGAAGAAGTAACGCACGTCCCCCGCCTGATCCATCTCCTTCTTCAACACGGAGAATATGTAACCGTCGAACTGTGCCACCTCCTGGAACTCGTCCAACAGGAACACCACTCCCACCTGATGCTCCGCCGCCACCCGACTGGGAAACGAGAATGCGGCACGCACGAGCCCGTTTTTATCGATCTCCTGTTCGCGAAACTGCAGATACACCTTCCCCCACTCGCCGATTTCTCCCCCCAGCCCGTCCAAGGCGCGCATCGCCCGCATGATTCCTTCGGTGAACACGGTGCGAAACCGCGTCCAGATTCCCGTGAGCCGCCGTTTGCGTTCGAGTTCTTCGAGCAGAGCGCGAGTTATAAGTCGGTATACATCCTCCGGGCCGGCTATGTCACGGCAGTTGACGTAGGGGACAAGGAGGGATCGTTCCGCGGCGAGTCGTTGGCGCAGGTTCAACAGGAGAGATGTCTTCCCGAATCGACGCGGAGCGAGGATGAGGAAATGCTGATCCAAACTCCGGGCGGAACGCTCCAACACCTCCAGATCGTGCATCCGATCCGCGAAATATGGTGGCGCTACCAGTCCTCCCACCTTAAACGGCGGTTCCATGTCTCCCCCTCTTTTATTAGCCAGATTTGGCTATAGCCAGTCTTGGCTAATTATTCCGAGGCAGGGCGATTATGTCAAACCGCCCGCCTCACTGGTGTCGATCGAATTTCCCGCCCGCCTCGCTCGTGAGGAACGATAGATCGGTGGGGCATACAGCTACCATGCTGTTCCCGTCCGGATCGTCCGGACCGGGGATCACGTTGCTGTGGCCGGTAACACGCCCCTGGAAGTGTTGGTCGGTGTCGGTGCACGCTGGATCGAACAACGCGATTCCCTGATCGTTGCGTTTGATCTCGTTTCCGACCAACGTGGCCTGTGAGCTGTCGGCGAGGACGAATCCCGCGCCGTTATCCGCGACGGTAGAGCCGTTGATATCGACCGTGGAGTCGTCCCAACACACGACGCCGATTTCGTTCTTCGTGATATTGCACCCCTTGATCGTGGCACGAGCACTCTTCGACAGGGCCACTCCGTACTCGTTCGCCTGCAGGGTGCAGGACTCGATCGTCGCGTTGGCGCTGTTCTGCATCAGGATTCCGGGGAGTTGATGGTTGATCACGGTGCAGCCGCGGATCGTCGCGACGGTCTCATCCCACAGTTCGATCCCACCCCGTGCATTCTTGGAGACGGTGGTGTTGCTGATGGTCGCTCGAGCCCTGTTCCACAGGACGATCCCCCCGTTACTCCCCGTGACGGTGCATCCGTCGATGACGACGTGCGCGTCCTGGCCGAGCTCGATTCCGTCTCCCTCCCCTCCGGAGATCATGCAGTCTCTGATCTCCAGTTCACTGGTCCCGGAAGCGGAAATGGTCCCGTTCACGGTCAGTCCCGCCAGTACGACGCGCACTGAGCCCGCGGCGGTCGCGGTGCCGATCTTGATCGCCGGGCCGTAGTCGACTTGGTGTAGGGTGACGGCGGTGGACTCCGGCTTGTGCACTATCTCCACGGGATAGGGGAGAACACCGGATTGCAGCACCGCGGCGATTCGGGTTGCCTCGTCCTTGGTGAAGTTCCCTGCGATTGTGACCGCGTTCTGCACCGTCTGCCAGCCCTGGGCGGCGGCGTCTTTGATCGACTGGGTGATTCTGGGGGCGGTATAAATGATACCGTCGAGAACGATCGCCAACTTGTCGTCCACCTTGAGATCGGCGAGTACCTGGACAAACCGCTTTGCCCCCGCTTCGCTCAGCGAGATGGCGATGTACGGCTTGCCCTCTCCGATGGGTGGCTCCGATATCTGCGCCCGCGCTCCCGCGATATCGGCTCCGGTGAGGAGAGCTTCGCCCACCAGGTAGTAGAGAGACTTATCCCTATTGGGAAGGACCTCTTCGCCCGCTCCTTGCTCTTTTTTCAGCTCGGCAGGATCGGTGGCAGTTGCCACCACCCTGCGAAACTCGAGCCTCCCGGAACGGCTGAGGAGGTCGATCACTTGCTCCTGATCGACGGCAAGGGGGAGAGTAACACTCACCTGATCTGTGCCCGTCGCTGTGACCTCGACGCCGGTTATCCCGTAGAGCGCAGCTCGGT is part of the Candidatus Bipolaricaulota bacterium genome and harbors:
- a CDS encoding right-handed parallel beta-helix repeat-containing protein, coding for MRRWVAIAALVALSLSTVTGWGQSTGTITVNPGESIQSVIDRAPDGAVICLPPGTWHENLTINKSITLRSASGPATAERVLVFRVLGIDTLPEGERAAAVERVIQAFQDRAALYGITGVEVTATGTDQVSVTLPLAVDQEQVIDLLSRSGRLEFRRVVATATDPAELKKEQGAGEEVLPNRDKSLYYLVGEALLTGADIAGARAQISEPPIGEGKPYIAISLSEAGAKRFVQVLADLKVDDKLAIVLDGIIYTAPRITQSIKDAAAQGWQTVQNAVTIAGNFTKDEATRIAAVLQSGVLPYPVEIVHKPESTAVTLHQVDYGPAIKIGTATAAGSVRVVLAGLTVNGTISASGTSELEIRDCMISGGEGDGIELGQDAHVVIDGCTVTGSNGGIVLWNRARATISNTTVSKNARGGIELWDETVATIRGCTVINHQLPGILMQNSANATIESCTLQANEYGVALSKSARATIKGCNITKNEIGVVCWDDSTVDINGSTVADNGAGFVLADSSQATLVGNEIKRNDQGIALFDPACTDTDQHFQGRVTGHSNVIPGPDDPDGNSMVAVCPTDLSFLTSEAGGKFDRHQ
- a CDS encoding LL-diaminopimelate aminotransferase, whose product is MKTKSDRIANMPDYPFARWGEKVRAARATGIDVIRLDIGNPDLPPPDAVIETLCSSARDPSSHGYPGYRGLPALREGIAAYYERRFGVELDPTTEVVPLLGSKEGIVHLALALLDPGDLVLVPDPGYPSYTMGAVIAGARVHKFPLLPDRGFLPDLDAIPADIAHEATMIWLNYPNNPTAGTADLEFFTAAVEFARENDLLLCHDVPYCEVTYDGYTPPSVLQVPGAKEVAVEFNSLSKTYNMAGWRVGMAVGNRDVLKSLFGVESNVVSGIFLPVQEAAIRALSVPHDWIEARNRIYQERRKIALDGLAALGWDVPASRATLYLWARIPEGYDSEGFATKLLNEAGVSVAPGSFFGEGGEGYVRISLTAPDARIAEAMDRLGGLFKQG
- a CDS encoding MarR family transcriptional regulator codes for the protein MEPPFKVGGLVAPPYFADRMHDLEVLERSARSLDQHFLILAPRRFGKTSLLLNLRQRLAAERSLLVPYVNCRDIAGPEDVYRLITRALLEELERKRRLTGIWTRFRTVFTEGIMRAMRALDGLGGEIGEWGKVYLQFREQEIDKNGLVRAAFSFPSRVAAEHQVGVVFLLDEFQEVAQFDGYIFSVLKKEMDQAGDVRYFFSGSSLGLIKEIFLREEAPLYLMVTRYRLGPLPPAEALEFLRERFVAGGLTADQEALEHLYSLTDGIPFYLQKLGLILFQRELLTRTGRVDTRCVEAAFGQMLAELDGEFEVRWLSRFSPLQRRILRALAHLAPARVTDIANQLGTKPSDISSSLGRLREAMVVEKTKNAYRIVDIVFARWIRDL